The following are from one region of the Nicotiana tabacum cultivar K326 chromosome 3, ASM71507v2, whole genome shotgun sequence genome:
- the LOC107766440 gene encoding berberine bridge enzyme-like 21 → MKKSSQSSTMSCSCLLLLFHFLLLLKFSSLSLGASDSVYDSFVNCLTTKSIPQSEISKIVYSPNNASFNPILQAYVRNRRFFNSSTTSKPVIIVTPTEESHVSSAVLCTKETNLQLKIRSGGHDYEGISYISDVPFIMLDMFNLRSISINVNDNTAWVQAGATLGELYYNIWTKSNVLGFPAGVCPTVGVGGHLSGGGYGNMLRKFGLSVDNVLDARLVDVNGRIWDRKAMGEDLFWAIKGGGGASFGVILAFQIQLVQVPQTVTYFRVERFLDQNATDAVLQWQNVVNKIDNDLFIRLLVQPITVKNKEKKVKGKKKAQQKSIRVTFIALFLGDSSRLISLVSNELPALGLTKQDCFEMSWIDSVLQWANFDNTTKPIALLNRTGDPLNFLKRKSDYVQEPIPRDGLESIFQKMISLGKAGIVFNPYGGRMAEIAEGETPFPHRAGILFKIQYSVNWNEEGAAAEKEYLTQIGDLYSFMTPFVSKNPRQAYLNYRDLDIGTNDQGPHSLEEGRVYGTMYFKNNFDRLVKVKSAVDPTNFFRNEQSIPTQGTTKPRKMF, encoded by the coding sequence ATGAAAAAATCTTCTCAATCATCAACCATGTCTTGTTCTTGTCttcttttgctttttcatttTCTCCTCCTTTTAAAATTCAGTTCCTTATCCCTTGGAGCCTCAGATTCAGTCTATGACTCGTTTGTCAATTGCTTAACAACGAAATCAATTCCCCAATCAGAAATCTCCAAAATCGTCTATTCCCCAAACAATGCCTCCTTTAACCCCATTTTACAAGCCTATGTCAGAAACCGCCGGTTTTTTAATTCCTCCACAACTTCCAAACCGGTTATCATCGTTACCCCTACTGAAGAATCCCATGTTTCCAGCGCTGTTCTTTGCACCAAAGAGACTAATTTACAGTTAAAAATCCGTAGTGGTGGACATGATTATGAGGGAATTTCGTATATTTCTGATGTCCCTTTTATTATGCTTGATATGTTCAATCTACGCTCAATTTCCATAAATGTTAATGATAATACTGCTTGGGTTCAAGCTGGTGCTACATTAGGGGAACTTTACTATAACATTTGGACAAAAAGTAACGTTCTTGGTTTTCCTGCGGGTGTTTGTCCTACTGTTGGTGTTGGTGGGCATCTTAGTGGTGGTGGTTATGGGAATATGCTGAGGAAATTTGGTCTAAGTGTAGATAATGTATTGGATGCTCGACTGGTGGATGTTAATGGTAGAATTTGGGACAGGAAAGCTATGGGCGAAGATCTTTTTTGGGCAATTAAAGGAGGTGGGGGTGCTAGTTTTGGTGTCATTTTAGCCTTTCAAATTCAACTCGTTCAAGTCCCACAAACTGTGACTTATTTCAGAGTTGAAAGGTTTTTAGACCAAAATGCTACCGACGCTGTTCTCCAATGGCAGAATGTTGTTAACAAAATTGACAATGATCTTTTCATCAGACTGCTTGTGCAACCCATCACTGTGAAAAACAAAGAGAAGAAAGTGAAGGGGAAGAAGAAGGCTCAACAAAAGTCGATACGAGTAACGTTCATAGCGTTATTCCTTGGTGATTCTAGTAGATTAATATCACTCGTAAGCAACGAACTCCCAGCTTTAGGATTAACAAAACAAGATTGTTTCGAAATGAGCTGGATTGATTCGGTGCTTCAATGGGCAAATTTCGACAACACAACAAAACCAATTGCCTTGTTGAACAGAACAGGGGATCCATtgaatttcttgaaaagaaaATCGGATTACGTGCAAGAACCAATTCCCAGAGATGGGTTGGAGTCAATTTTCCAAAAGATGATTTCTTTGGGCAAAGCAGGAATAGTTTTCAATCCTTACGGAGGGAGAATGGCTGAAATTGCCGAGGGCGAAACACCATTTCCACACAGAGCAGGGATTCTATTCAAGATTCAGTACTCAGTGAATTGGAACGAAGAAGGAGCAGCTGCAGAAAAAGAGTACCTTACACAGATAGGAGATTTATACAGTTTTATGACCCCATTTGTTTCAAAGAACCCAAGACAAGCCTATTTGAATTACAGGGATCTTGATATTGGTACAAATGATCAAGGACCACATAGTTTGGAAGAAGGAAGGGTATATGGGACCATGTATTTCAAGAACAATTTTGATAGATTGGTGAAAGTGAAATCAGCAGTGGATCCAACGAATTTCTTCAGAAATGAACAGAGTATTCCTACTCAAGGGACAACGAAACCGAGGAAAATGTTCTAG